The following are from one region of the Roseofilum reptotaenium CS-1145 genome:
- a CDS encoding P-II family nitrogen regulator codes for MKEVIAIIRMNKMHETKEALIKAGFPGFNAVKVAGRGRQAMEAEVVDALNKHPEDASEVLPLLAHVPRLIPKRLVSLVVPDELVKEVVNTIIKVNQTRNAGDGKIFVVPVLDSIRIRTREKGNFAIDEMGSGMFFA; via the coding sequence ATGAAAGAAGTTATTGCGATTATTCGCATGAACAAAATGCATGAGACCAAAGAAGCCTTGATTAAGGCAGGTTTTCCTGGATTTAATGCCGTGAAAGTTGCCGGTCGAGGACGGCAAGCCATGGAAGCAGAAGTGGTAGATGCCTTAAATAAGCATCCTGAAGATGCATCAGAGGTATTGCCGTTACTCGCTCATGTTCCTCGCTTAATTCCCAAGCGTTTGGTTAGTTTAGTTGTTCCTGATGAGTTGGTCAAAGAAGTAGTCAATACCATCATCAAGGTCAATCAAACTCGGAATGCTGGAGATGGCAAGATCTTTGTAGTGCCAGTACTCGACAGTATTCGGATTCGGACTCGCGAAAAAGGGAATTTTGCGATCGATGAAATGGGTTCAGGCATGTTTTTTGCCTAA
- a CDS encoding P-II family nitrogen regulator — MPVAIRAIVRPEKATDVMQALLNAGFPAVTKIDVYGRGKQRGLKIGNVHYDELPKELLMFVVPDEDKDTVIRIILDSARTGTEGAYGDGKIFVTPVEEIYTVSTGVKETAQVSVPATPETSPRTLVTT, encoded by the coding sequence ATGCCAGTCGCTATTCGAGCCATTGTTCGACCAGAAAAAGCCACTGATGTGATGCAAGCCTTATTGAACGCAGGCTTTCCCGCTGTCACCAAAATTGATGTTTACGGTCGAGGCAAACAACGGGGTTTGAAAATTGGGAACGTTCACTACGATGAACTGCCTAAAGAACTGTTAATGTTCGTCGTCCCCGACGAAGATAAAGACACTGTAATTCGGATTATTCTTGACAGCGCCCGTACCGGAACCGAAGGAGCCTATGGAGATGGAAAAATCTTCGTAACTCCAGTTGAAGAAATCTACACCGTCAGTACAGGTGTTAAAGAAACGGCTCAAGTTTCAGTCCCGGCCACCCCGGAAACTTCTCCTCGAACCTTAGTGACGACTTAG
- the nifU gene encoding Fe-S cluster assembly protein NifU, which produces MWDYTDKVIDLFNNPHNMGEITSSDCEEYETVAVGDVGSIACGDALRLHLKVNTQTEQIIDARFQTFGCASAIASSSALTDLIQGMTLDQALTLSNREIADFLGGLPEEKMHCSVMGQEALEAAIYNYKGIPLEAEEEDESPLVCRCFAITEGKIKRIIQDNHLTTAEQVTNYIKAGGGCGSCLAEIDDILAEVTQERKQQQHMNQVAVETCVELAEKLASASPEPASELPPLTTLQKITLIQQILNDEIRPMVAMDGGDVELYDIENNLVKVILKGACGSCPSVLTTLKQGIEQTLRDRVSDDLIVIAVE; this is translated from the coding sequence ATGTGGGACTATACGGATAAAGTGATCGATTTATTTAACAATCCTCATAACATGGGGGAAATTACCTCCTCCGACTGTGAAGAATATGAAACCGTTGCTGTCGGTGATGTCGGTAGTATCGCTTGTGGCGATGCCTTGCGGTTGCACCTAAAAGTCAATACTCAAACCGAACAAATTATTGATGCCAGGTTTCAAACCTTTGGATGCGCCAGTGCGATCGCCTCCTCTTCTGCCTTAACCGATCTTATTCAAGGCATGACCCTCGATCAAGCCCTAACCCTCAGCAACCGAGAGATTGCCGACTTTTTAGGAGGGCTTCCCGAAGAAAAAATGCACTGCTCCGTCATGGGACAAGAAGCCCTAGAAGCAGCCATTTACAACTACAAAGGCATTCCCCTAGAAGCCGAAGAAGAAGATGAAAGCCCCTTAGTTTGTCGCTGCTTTGCCATCACCGAAGGCAAAATTAAACGCATTATCCAGGACAATCATCTCACCACAGCCGAACAAGTCACTAACTATATCAAAGCAGGCGGCGGTTGTGGTTCTTGTCTGGCTGAGATTGACGATATCTTGGCTGAAGTGACCCAAGAACGAAAACAACAGCAGCATATGAACCAGGTTGCTGTTGAAACCTGCGTCGAATTAGCCGAAAAACTCGCCAGTGCCTCTCCAGAACCGGCATCTGAATTGCCCCCATTAACCACATTACAAAAGATTACGTTAATTCAACAAATTTTAAATGATGAAATTCGTCCGATGGTGGCTATGGATGGCGGTGATGTGGAGCTTTACGACATAGAAAATAATCTCGTTAAAGTCATCTTAAAAGGAGCCTGTGGTAGTTGTCCGAGCGTGCTGACGACTTTAAAGCAAGGCATTGAGCAAACCTTGCGCGATCGCGTCTCAGATGATTTAATCGTCATTGCCGTTGAATAG
- the nifH gene encoding nitrogenase iron protein, with amino-acid sequence MRKIAVYGKGGIGKSTTTQNTVAGLVELGRKVMIVGCDPKADSTRLLLGGLHQKSVLDTLREEGDDVDLEDIRKEGFGKTLCVESGGPEPGVGCAGRGIITSISMLEQLGAYEEQVGLDYAFYDVLGDVVCGGFAMPIREGKAQEIYIVTSGEMMAMYAANNICRGIMKYAESGGVRLGGLICNSRKVDREAELIMALADALGTQMIYFMPRDNMVQRAELNRKTVIEYAPESEQAQHYRNLAKAIDENTNQVIPTPVSNDDLEKLLVKYGLFG; translated from the coding sequence ATGAGGAAAATCGCTGTTTACGGAAAAGGCGGAATTGGTAAATCAACCACCACTCAAAATACAGTTGCTGGGTTAGTTGAATTAGGCCGCAAAGTCATGATTGTCGGTTGTGATCCCAAAGCTGACTCCACTCGGTTACTACTCGGTGGCTTACACCAGAAAAGCGTCTTAGATACCTTACGCGAAGAAGGCGATGACGTAGACTTAGAAGACATCCGCAAAGAAGGCTTTGGGAAAACTTTATGTGTTGAATCCGGTGGGCCAGAACCGGGTGTCGGTTGTGCAGGACGGGGGATTATTACCTCCATCAGTATGCTCGAACAACTCGGAGCCTATGAAGAACAAGTTGGTTTAGACTATGCCTTCTACGACGTTTTAGGAGACGTAGTTTGTGGTGGATTTGCCATGCCCATCCGCGAAGGCAAAGCTCAAGAAATCTATATTGTCACCTCTGGTGAAATGATGGCAATGTATGCTGCCAACAACATTTGTCGAGGTATTATGAAATATGCCGAGTCTGGTGGTGTTCGGTTAGGTGGATTGATTTGTAACTCCCGTAAAGTTGACCGAGAAGCAGAACTGATCATGGCTTTAGCCGACGCATTAGGCACACAAATGATTTACTTCATGCCACGGGACAACATGGTACAACGGGCAGAATTAAACCGGAAGACGGTGATTGAATACGCTCCCGAATCCGAACAAGCGCAACATTATCGCAACTTGGCTAAAGCCATTGATGAAAATACCAATCAAGTCATTCCTACTCCCGTATCTAATGATGACCTGGAAAAATTACTCGTGAAATATGGATTATTCGGTTAA